From Calothrix sp. PCC 6303, a single genomic window includes:
- the ntrB gene encoding nitrate ABC transporter permease: MTTVQRRSTNPKLNAGNNFISSLQKQFPDFIPPAIALLIFLAIWQLFALTPGATLPGPIQVIQDTWILILYPFYDKGGTDKGLFWQILGSLQRVAIGYTLAAIVGIALGVLIGVNRTMSKALDPLFQLFRTVPPLAWVPISLAALQKNEPAALFVIFITAIWPILINTAVGVTQIPQDYNNVAKVLQLSRKDYFINILIPAALPYIFTGLRIAIGLAWLAIIAAEIVMSGIVGIGIFIWNAYQTNKVSEVILALIYIGVVGLILDKLMAALQNWILPAEQK, translated from the coding sequence ATGACAACTGTACAAAGACGCTCTACTAACCCCAAGCTAAATGCTGGTAATAACTTTATATCCAGTCTGCAAAAGCAATTTCCTGATTTTATCCCACCTGCGATCGCGCTTTTGATCTTTCTCGCTATATGGCAACTATTTGCCTTGACTCCCGGTGCGACATTACCAGGTCCAATACAAGTAATACAAGATACCTGGATATTGATTTTGTACCCTTTTTATGATAAGGGCGGTACTGATAAAGGGCTTTTTTGGCAGATTTTAGGCAGTTTGCAACGAGTTGCAATCGGTTATACCCTAGCGGCAATTGTTGGTATTGCTTTAGGTGTTTTGATTGGTGTTAATCGAACAATGTCTAAAGCCTTAGACCCCCTTTTCCAACTGTTCCGAACTGTACCACCCTTGGCTTGGGTACCGATTTCTTTAGCAGCGCTACAAAAAAATGAACCAGCAGCCCTATTCGTAATTTTCATCACTGCAATTTGGCCGATCTTAATTAATACTGCTGTGGGTGTAACTCAAATTCCCCAAGATTACAACAACGTTGCCAAAGTTCTACAACTTAGCCGCAAAGACTATTTCATCAATATTTTGATTCCTGCTGCATTGCCCTACATTTTTACTGGCTTAAGAATTGCCATTGGTTTAGCTTGGTTAGCAATCATCGCCGCAGAAATCGTCATGTCAGGTATTGTCGGAATTGGTATTTTCATCTGGAATGCATATCAGACTAACAAAGTCAGTGAAGTAATTTTGGCTCTTATTTATATCGGTGTTGTCGGTTTGATCCTAGATAAGTTGATGGCTGCCTTGCAAAACTGGATTTTACCAGCAGAACAAAAGTAG
- a CDS encoding CmpA/NrtA family ABC transporter substrate-binding protein: MSDFLNQINRRKFILTAGASAGAIFLKGCLGNPPDSTGGNSQAIPTAQQVANLTPEQKPETETVKLGYIPIVESAPLIIAKEKGLFAKYGMTKVELAKQASWGAARDNVEIGSAGGGIDGGQWQMPMPHLITAGLITKGNKEIPMYVLAQLVTHGNGIAIADKHKGKGLGLKLDGAKSLFKELKSSTPFTAAFTFPHVNQDLWIRYWLAASGLDPDADVKLLTVPAAQTVANMKTGTMDAFSTGDPWPFRIVNDKIGFMALLTAEMWKNHPEEYLAMRGDWVDKHPKATKAILKAVMEAQQWLDNFENRKEAATILAGRKYFDLSSPEILLDPYQGKYDMGDGRKIDDKLMAPYYWKDEKGSVSYPYKSHDLWFITENVRWGFLPKDYLANNAAKAKELINKVNREDIWKEAAKDLGIAAADIPTSTSRGVEEFFDGVKFDPEKPEEYLKSLKIKKAGV; encoded by the coding sequence ATGTCAGATTTTTTAAATCAAATTAATCGCCGTAAATTCATCTTAACAGCAGGAGCTTCTGCGGGAGCTATATTCCTGAAAGGCTGTTTAGGTAATCCTCCTGATAGTACTGGTGGTAATTCACAAGCTATCCCAACTGCTCAACAGGTTGCTAATTTGACTCCTGAACAAAAACCGGAAACTGAGACAGTAAAGCTAGGATATATCCCCATTGTGGAATCGGCTCCCCTAATTATTGCCAAAGAAAAAGGTCTATTTGCTAAGTACGGCATGACAAAAGTAGAACTTGCGAAACAGGCTTCTTGGGGTGCAGCGCGGGATAACGTAGAAATTGGTTCTGCTGGTGGTGGGATTGATGGTGGTCAATGGCAAATGCCAATGCCACATTTAATTACAGCAGGTTTAATTACCAAGGGGAATAAGGAAATTCCCATGTATGTCCTAGCACAGTTAGTCACCCATGGAAATGGAATTGCGATCGCTGACAAGCACAAAGGTAAGGGTCTTGGTTTAAAACTGGATGGTGCTAAGTCTCTATTTAAAGAACTAAAATCCTCAACCCCATTCACTGCTGCATTTACATTTCCCCACGTTAACCAAGATTTATGGATTCGCTATTGGTTAGCAGCAAGTGGTTTAGATCCTGATGCAGATGTCAAATTGCTGACAGTTCCGGCAGCGCAAACTGTAGCCAACATGAAAACAGGAACTATGGATGCCTTTAGTACTGGCGACCCCTGGCCCTTCCGCATCGTTAATGACAAAATTGGTTTCATGGCATTATTGACCGCAGAGATGTGGAAGAATCATCCTGAAGAATACTTGGCGATGAGAGGTGATTGGGTTGACAAGCATCCGAAGGCGACAAAAGCGATTTTAAAAGCCGTGATGGAAGCACAGCAATGGTTAGATAACTTTGAAAATCGCAAAGAAGCAGCAACAATTCTCGCTGGAAGAAAGTATTTCGACCTATCTTCACCTGAGATTCTTTTAGATCCATATCAAGGTAAATACGATATGGGTGATGGTCGCAAAATTGACGATAAGTTAATGGCACCATATTACTGGAAAGATGAAAAAGGCAGTGTTTCCTATCCCTACAAGAGTCATGATTTATGGTTCATCACTGAAAATGTACGTTGGGGATTTTTACCTAAAGATTACCTAGCAAATAATGCCGCCAAAGCGAAGGAACTAATTAATAAAGTTAACCGCGAAGATATTTGGAAGGAAGCTGCAAAAGACTTGGGAATTGCAGCGGCTGACATCCCCACAAGTACCTCCCGTGGTGTCGAAGAATTTTTTGATGGCGTGAAATTCGACCCGGAAAAACCAGAAGAATATCTCAAGAGTCTCAAAATCAAAAAAGCTGGTGTTTAG
- a CDS encoding potassium channel family protein, with protein sequence MKPRIIVCGLGRTGYKVFRLLRQQGAFVIGINHREIPGETAGDIIVGNLHAADTLKAAGIERAHTLAIASPDDAVNLSVMMQARTLNPDIRIINRFFNTSLGERLDQNVPNHMSMSVAGLAAPVFAFAALGNKAIGQIKLFGETWPIHEEHIDGNHPWEGRRIDELWENPTRMFIYYLPKEGDVDLISAVVLGKRLRKGDRLIIATKPAARSKRKSIILKCLKFLRNLRRFQEHGRAVLVMSITLMAIIIFATIIYCSTNNSISIVDALYFAVGMITGAGGNDKVVENAPNSIKLFTIIMMLVGASVIGLLYALLNDFVLGTRFKQFWDAARVPHRQHYIVCGLSGTGIKIVQHLHGAGHEVVVIEQDANNRFVNIARGLSIPVINGDASFPNMLEAANVKSASALLAVSGDDATNLEIALNAKSISPKVPIIVRYADPDFARMAQQVFDFDAVLSPAKLAAPAFAAATLGGRILGNGITDDTLWVALATLIAASHPFACLTVKDAAMLADFVPLYLETANRTLHGWDLLNHNLCAGDILYLTMPATRLSKLWRHSPPSQLGTGNRE encoded by the coding sequence ATGAAACCTCGTATAATTGTTTGTGGCTTAGGAAGAACTGGGTATAAAGTATTTCGTCTGCTGCGACAACAGGGGGCTTTCGTCATTGGGATAAATCACCGTGAGATTCCTGGAGAAACCGCAGGCGACATTATTGTCGGTAATTTACATGCAGCAGACACATTAAAGGCAGCGGGAATTGAACGCGCGCACACTTTAGCGATCGCTAGTCCTGATGATGCGGTAAATTTGTCGGTGATGATGCAAGCACGAACTTTAAACCCCGATATTCGGATTATTAATCGTTTCTTCAACACCAGTTTGGGTGAACGTTTGGATCAAAACGTCCCTAATCACATGAGTATGAGTGTAGCAGGTTTAGCGGCACCTGTATTCGCCTTTGCGGCACTGGGAAACAAAGCGATTGGACAAATTAAACTATTTGGCGAAACATGGCCCATTCATGAGGAACATATCGATGGTAATCACCCCTGGGAAGGCAGAAGAATAGATGAACTTTGGGAAAATCCAACTAGGATGTTTATCTACTATTTACCGAAAGAAGGTGATGTCGATTTAATTTCAGCTGTGGTACTGGGAAAAAGATTACGCAAAGGCGACAGATTAATTATTGCCACCAAACCAGCCGCTCGTTCTAAACGCAAATCAATAATTCTCAAATGCCTTAAGTTTCTCAGAAATCTCCGACGGTTTCAAGAACATGGTCGGGCAGTATTGGTGATGTCCATCACCTTGATGGCAATCATCATATTTGCAACCATTATTTATTGCTCCACCAACAATAGTATATCTATTGTTGATGCTTTATATTTTGCTGTCGGCATGATTACCGGGGCTGGAGGCAATGATAAAGTAGTGGAAAATGCCCCCAACAGTATTAAATTATTCACCATTATCATGATGCTGGTTGGTGCTAGCGTTATTGGTTTGTTATATGCCCTACTTAACGACTTCGTACTTGGTACCCGTTTTAAACAATTTTGGGATGCTGCCCGTGTCCCCCATCGCCAACATTATATAGTTTGCGGTTTAAGTGGTACTGGCATCAAAATTGTGCAGCATCTTCACGGGGCTGGACATGAAGTAGTAGTAATCGAACAAGATGCAAATAATCGCTTTGTTAATATTGCCCGTGGTTTAAGTATTCCCGTCATTAACGGTGATGCCAGCTTTCCCAACATGTTAGAGGCTGCCAATGTCAAATCTGCATCGGCTTTGTTAGCCGTGAGTGGCGATGATGCCACAAATTTAGAAATTGCCCTCAATGCCAAGAGTATATCCCCTAAAGTCCCCATCATCGTCCGTTATGCCGATCCCGATTTTGCTCGGATGGCTCAACAAGTGTTTGATTTTGATGCTGTTTTGAGTCCCGCAAAATTAGCCGCACCTGCCTTTGCGGCTGCCACATTAGGTGGACGTATTTTAGGAAATGGCATTACTGATGATACCTTATGGGTAGCATTAGCAACTTTAATTGCAGCCTCTCATCCTTTTGCTTGTTTAACAGTCAAAGATGCAGCAATGTTAGCTGATTTTGTCCCGTTATATTTAGAAACTGCTAACAGAACCTTACATGGGTGGGATTTACTGAATCACAATCTCTGTGCTGGAGATATTCTATATTTAACAATGCCAGCAACCCGACTTAGTAAGCTTTGGCGACATTCTCCACCTTCGCAACTGGGAACAGGAAATAGGGAATAG
- a CDS encoding TspO/MBR family protein gives MIKSWMVIGGVALLVAMGGGLISPNGAKWFKRLQRPKWLIFEKLIPLIWTIVFICGAWSAYIVWESAPGTPTTWLRMGLYLLLEIVTIAYTPVMFKLRSLKVGTIIGGTGFVVCVITAIAIFGISTSAVLLLLPYLLWSPIGTYTTWEMSRLNPWDA, from the coding sequence ATGATTAAATCATGGATGGTAATTGGGGGTGTAGCTTTGCTGGTGGCGATGGGTGGAGGTTTAATTTCACCCAATGGCGCTAAGTGGTTTAAACGTCTTCAACGCCCTAAATGGTTAATATTTGAGAAACTAATTCCTCTAATTTGGACTATTGTGTTTATTTGTGGTGCTTGGTCAGCTTATATTGTTTGGGAAAGCGCTCCTGGAACTCCCACGACTTGGTTACGGATGGGATTATATTTATTATTAGAAATAGTCACGATTGCCTACACACCTGTGATGTTTAAACTACGTAGTTTGAAAGTGGGAACAATCATAGGAGGAACGGGATTTGTGGTTTGTGTGATTACTGCGATCGCTATTTTCGGAATATCCACTTCCGCCGTACTTTTACTCCTGCCATACCTCTTATGGAGTCCTATCGGTACATACACAACCTGGGAAATGTCACGCCTCAACCCCTGGGATGCTTAA
- a CDS encoding DUF2267 domain-containing protein, translating into MPDETFRTNIPEIDPTEIEDSRIVINDEHKSFLQKVMVEGKFADPYDARDFTEIVFRVMRDLMTTEAADRVADELHEEMMQTDEKALQMEVTELWKDTNPIVGFLSRVRPPWQGPGIFKIDSDRFFFRVANEGGFERGSEDKDTARKQAVKAVFSATKDELSEERIQEIATWLPENGVKELWQEA; encoded by the coding sequence ATGCCAGACGAAACCTTTAGAACTAACATTCCAGAGATTGATCCAACCGAAATTGAAGACTCCAGAATAGTCATCAACGATGAACACAAATCATTCCTACAAAAGGTTATGGTTGAAGGTAAATTCGCAGACCCCTATGATGCAAGGGACTTCACCGAAATTGTCTTTCGCGTCATGCGAGACTTGATGACAACAGAAGCAGCTGACAGGGTTGCAGACGAACTGCATGAAGAGATGATGCAGACAGACGAGAAAGCTCTGCAAATGGAAGTCACAGAACTATGGAAAGATACAAATCCGATAGTGGGCTTTTTAAGCCGGGTACGTCCGCCTTGGCAAGGTCCTGGAATCTTTAAGATTGATTCTGATCGTTTCTTCTTTCGGGTTGCCAACGAAGGTGGATTTGAAAGGGGATCTGAAGATAAGGACACTGCAAGGAAGCAAGCAGTTAAAGCCGTATTTTCTGCAACCAAAGATGAACTATCCGAAGAGCGGATTCAGGAAATCGCAACTTGGCTGCCTGAGAACGGAGTTAAAGAGCTTTGGCAAGAAGCCTAA
- a CDS encoding pentapeptide repeat-containing protein: MILKLSNNFWRIVLSALLGTVIWMISTWGLTPIAFALEYNKEILIQSDFSGRDLSDSSFTKANLKQSNFSNTNLRGVSFFAANLESVDLTGADLSNSTLDSARLVKANLTNAILEGAFAISAKFEGAIIDGADFTDILLRDDEQARLCKIATGTNPTTKRNTRDTLMCP, encoded by the coding sequence ATGATTTTAAAGTTAAGTAATAATTTTTGGAGAATTGTACTTAGTGCATTACTTGGCACAGTAATCTGGATGATATCAACTTGGGGATTGACACCCATTGCCTTTGCCCTTGAATATAACAAAGAAATTCTTATTCAATCCGACTTTTCTGGACGGGACTTGAGTGACTCCAGCTTTACCAAAGCAAACCTGAAGCAAAGTAACTTCAGTAATACTAATTTACGCGGTGTTAGCTTCTTTGCCGCCAATTTAGAATCAGTAGATTTGACAGGCGCAGATTTAAGCAACTCCACCCTAGATTCTGCACGTTTAGTGAAAGCAAATTTAACCAACGCGATTTTAGAAGGAGCGTTTGCAATTAGCGCAAAGTTTGAAGGTGCAATCATTGATGGAGCAGATTTTACTGATATTTTGCTCCGCGACGACGAACAAGCTAGACTTTGCAAAATCGCCACAGGTACTAACCCCACCACTAAACGCAATACCCGCGACACTCTAATGTGTCCGTAA
- a CDS encoding YraN family protein, with translation MANQPPSYYPDLGALGEDLVAQWLESCGWMLLHRRWRSRGGEIDVIAEFLRSDGEGESTLAFVEVKTRSAGNWDSGGRDAIALPKQQRICRTAQEFLAKYPQKADYTCRFDVAIVYSERITKNRTVDSVGANLAAISILGYHLTLQEYIPAAFDCL, from the coding sequence ATGGCAAACCAACCTCCCTCCTATTATCCCGATCTCGGTGCTTTAGGTGAAGATCTAGTGGCACAATGGTTAGAATCTTGTGGTTGGATGCTGTTACATCGCCGTTGGCGCTCTCGTGGTGGGGAAATTGATGTGATTGCTGAGTTTTTGCGAAGTGATGGGGAAGGAGAATCAACTCTCGCTTTTGTGGAAGTTAAGACACGTAGTGCCGGAAATTGGGATAGTGGGGGACGAGATGCGATCGCATTACCGAAGCAACAACGGATTTGCCGAACGGCTCAAGAGTTTTTAGCTAAATATCCCCAAAAGGCTGATTATACTTGTCGTTTTGATGTTGCTATTGTCTATTCTGAGCGAATTACTAAAAATAGGACTGTGGATTCTGTGGGTGCTAATTTAGCTGCAATATCAATACTTGGCTATCATCTAACATTACAAGAATATATTCCTGCTGCTTTTGACTGTTTATAA
- the queA gene encoding tRNA preQ1(34) S-adenosylmethionine ribosyltransferase-isomerase QueA, which produces MEQGLAMTGEKNQELDFCLSGYDYDLPEALIAQNPAVPRDSSRLLVVNTPQGGEGIYSQHYFFRDLPDILQPGDLLIMNNTKVIPARLYGRKSTGAKVEVLLLEEKKYNCWLALVKPGRRFKIGSQIIFDLPDGENQATEIIATVMSGDGATGGRLLEFEIPDGKPLIQVLGMLGEVPLPPYIHDSQASDEQYQTVYAENLGAVAAPTAGLHFTHELLARLAEKQINYAYVTLHVGIGTFRPVEVEDITTHQMHGEWIDVPAATVEQIKLTQAAGGRIIAVGTTAVRSLEGAAVSGELQPFCGKTNMFIYPGYQWRVVDGLITNFHLPRSSLLMLVSALIGRTNLLKIYQEAIALQYRFYSFGDAMLILPEGGS; this is translated from the coding sequence ATGGAGCAAGGACTAGCAATGACTGGGGAGAAAAATCAAGAATTAGATTTTTGTTTATCTGGCTATGATTATGACTTACCTGAAGCCCTAATCGCCCAGAATCCAGCGGTTCCTAGAGATAGTTCACGCCTATTGGTTGTAAATACCCCACAGGGGGGTGAAGGTATTTATTCACAGCATTACTTTTTCCGTGATTTACCGGATATTTTACAACCTGGTGACTTATTAATTATGAATAACACCAAGGTTATTCCTGCGCGTTTATACGGACGTAAATCCACAGGAGCAAAAGTTGAAGTTTTGTTGCTGGAAGAAAAAAAATATAACTGTTGGTTGGCTTTGGTGAAGCCTGGAAGACGCTTTAAAATTGGCTCGCAGATTATTTTCGACTTACCAGATGGGGAAAATCAGGCAACTGAAATTATTGCTACTGTCATGAGTGGTGATGGGGCAACGGGGGGACGTTTGTTAGAGTTTGAAATTCCTGATGGCAAGCCATTAATCCAGGTTTTGGGGATGTTAGGGGAAGTTCCCTTACCTCCCTATATTCACGATAGTCAAGCTTCAGATGAGCAGTATCAAACTGTTTACGCAGAGAATCTAGGGGCAGTGGCAGCGCCGACAGCCGGGTTACACTTTACACACGAATTGTTAGCAAGATTAGCGGAAAAACAGATAAATTATGCCTACGTAACCTTACATGTAGGTATTGGGACATTTCGTCCGGTGGAGGTGGAAGATATAACTACCCATCAGATGCATGGAGAATGGATTGATGTACCAGCAGCAACGGTGGAACAAATTAAACTAACTCAAGCTGCGGGTGGAAGAATTATTGCCGTGGGAACAACTGCGGTGAGATCTTTGGAGGGTGCAGCGGTGAGCGGGGAGTTGCAACCGTTTTGTGGGAAGACAAATATGTTTATTTACCCAGGATATCAATGGCGGGTTGTGGATGGGTTAATTACCAACTTCCATTTACCCCGTTCTAGTTTGTTGATGTTGGTAAGTGCGTTAATTGGGAGAACGAATTTATTGAAGATATATCAAGAAGCGATCGCACTTCAATACCGTTTCTATTCTTTTGGTGATGCGATGTTGATTTTGCCAGAGGGGGGAAGTTGA
- a CDS encoding DUF3466 family protein translates to MLYAFKTTLTIIASTITFAVLTSVPSNAASLYSITNLGVLGTDADGRDNSQAYGINNNGQVVGSSSTTRFQRPFIWDRQNGLKIIADSQSIESPFGESVATGINDKSQVIGLSVTGRQTIYSFLWDAKNGIQRVEALPTQPTLLYERAYDINNKGEVVGSSDIIGGTRGFLYDSANPQNPVMDLGIFGLNEYNYAFTIPYGINDLSEVVGSSDGKVFLWDRTQGLQDLGLSGTAYDINNSSQVVGVTLINNQGIAFIREKNGNLQTLGVLGSGGNGETLSIAYDINEKGQVIGTSTSALGNRPVLWENNAIADLNNLIPSNSGWNLDTVTAINDQGLIVGTGRIDGKTRAFLLTPKSVPEPAMTSAFILFAAILVIKRCL, encoded by the coding sequence GTGCTATACGCTTTCAAAACTACCTTAACAATTATCGCATCAACTATTACGTTTGCTGTATTGACATCAGTCCCATCTAATGCAGCATCTCTATATTCCATCACAAATTTAGGTGTTTTGGGAACTGATGCTGATGGGAGAGATAATAGCCAAGCCTATGGGATCAATAATAATGGTCAGGTAGTGGGAAGCTCTTCCACTACCAGATTTCAACGTCCTTTTATTTGGGATCGTCAGAACGGCTTAAAAATCATAGCAGATTCGCAATCTATTGAATCTCCCTTTGGTGAATCTGTAGCTACAGGTATCAACGACAAAAGTCAAGTTATTGGTTTGTCTGTTACTGGTAGGCAAACTATTTATAGTTTTTTATGGGATGCTAAAAATGGTATACAAAGGGTGGAAGCTCTGCCAACTCAACCAACTCTGCTTTATGAACGTGCCTACGATATTAATAATAAAGGTGAAGTAGTTGGAAGTTCTGACATCATTGGTGGAACTAGAGGTTTTTTGTATGATAGTGCTAACCCGCAAAATCCAGTGATGGATTTAGGTATTTTTGGTCTGAATGAGTATAATTATGCTTTCACCATTCCCTACGGTATTAATGATTTAAGCGAGGTAGTGGGAAGTTCTGATGGTAAAGTGTTTTTGTGGGATAGAACCCAGGGTTTACAAGATTTAGGTCTTTCTGGGACTGCTTATGATATCAATAATTCCAGTCAAGTAGTTGGTGTCACATTGATTAACAACCAGGGAATAGCTTTTATCCGAGAAAAAAATGGGAATTTACAAACATTAGGTGTATTGGGAAGCGGTGGAAATGGTGAAACCCTCAGCATTGCTTATGATATTAACGAAAAAGGTCAAGTAATCGGGACTTCCACATCTGCTTTGGGTAATCGTCCTGTGCTGTGGGAGAATAATGCGATCGCTGATTTGAACAACCTCATACCCAGTAATAGCGGTTGGAATTTGGATACTGTCACCGCAATTAACGATCAAGGTTTAATTGTCGGGACTGGAAGAATTGATGGTAAAACTCGTGCTTTTTTATTGACACCAAAATCTGTACCTGAACCAGCTATGACATCCGCATTCATCTTATTTGCGGCTATCTTGGTTATTAAGCGATGCCTTTAG
- a CDS encoding tetratricopeptide repeat protein codes for MSLKYQFNKCFRSYSQRVFLACSVMLGLLIPSVVQVPGSRVLAQSVMTQDLEAAGLYQQGVIRYSRTDFQGAEMLLRQALQIDPNLAAARTYLGNIMLQQNRLDAAVQEYGEAVRIDPSFAEGFFNLGLGLQKQGQQEAAITAYRQALVINPTMAGAHYNMGLALYEQGQFADAIASYQQAISLDGSNANAYFNLAIALQQQGQNQAAMNAYRQVVQINPNSAAAYNSLGNLMIMQGQTADAIATYQESVRRIPKNPEAYYSLGTVWYNQSEFKKANIAFQRAQKQYREQGNYQQAEKLEQLLQQIAQGNKNPGETLPTSEIPTAPETSQSPIQSNNPTEITPNNMIEFGQPIPGKS; via the coding sequence ATGTCTCTAAAGTATCAGTTTAATAAGTGTTTTCGCAGTTACTCACAAAGGGTATTTTTAGCTTGTTCAGTGATGTTGGGATTATTAATTCCTTCGGTGGTGCAAGTTCCAGGAAGTCGGGTTTTAGCGCAAAGTGTGATGACTCAGGATTTGGAAGCAGCGGGATTATATCAACAGGGTGTAATTCGTTACAGTCGAACAGATTTCCAAGGGGCTGAAATGCTGCTGCGTCAAGCTTTGCAAATAGATCCAAACTTGGCAGCAGCGCGGACTTATCTTGGTAATATTATGTTGCAGCAGAATCGTTTGGATGCTGCGGTACAGGAGTATGGGGAAGCTGTCAGAATTGATCCGAGTTTTGCTGAGGGATTTTTTAATTTGGGTTTGGGTTTGCAAAAGCAGGGACAGCAGGAAGCGGCAATTACAGCGTATCGTCAAGCTTTGGTGATTAATCCCACTATGGCAGGGGCGCATTATAACATGGGATTGGCTTTGTATGAACAGGGACAATTTGCAGATGCGATCGCATCTTACCAGCAAGCCATTAGTTTAGATGGTAGTAATGCCAATGCTTATTTTAATTTAGCGATCGCATTACAGCAGCAGGGGCAAAACCAGGCGGCAATGAATGCTTACCGTCAAGTTGTGCAAATCAACCCCAACAGTGCAGCAGCATATAATAGTTTGGGTAATTTAATGATTATGCAGGGACAAACCGCCGATGCGATCGCAACTTACCAGGAAAGTGTACGAAGAATTCCCAAAAATCCCGAAGCTTACTATTCTTTGGGCACAGTTTGGTACAATCAAAGTGAATTTAAAAAAGCAAATATAGCTTTTCAACGCGCTCAAAAACAGTATCGAGAACAAGGAAACTATCAACAAGCTGAGAAGTTGGAACAACTGCTGCAACAAATTGCCCAAGGAAACAAAAATCCTGGAGAAACATTACCCACATCAGAAATTCCAACTGCACCAGAAACATCTCAATCCCCAATTCAAAGTAATAACCCCACCGAAATTACTCCCAATAATATGATTGAATTTGGGCAACCAATACCTGGTAAATCTTAA
- a CDS encoding potassium channel family protein, translated as MNLPSLSFFRSLRKDNQQFAVIGLGRFGRSVCSTLHKFGYQVLATDIDEKRVAEALNERIVSHALQIDSTEPAALKEAGIFEFDTVIVAIGNYVQESVITTLNVKEGGVPHVIAKASSEVHCKLLKRVGADHVVFPEYEAGSALAKTLTKPSILERFDLDPDNSIVEMIVPDEFDGKTIADLQLRNRFGLNLLAVSQDGKFQINPEPTKRLEKGSAMVVIGCNKDINRLPI; from the coding sequence GTGAATTTGCCATCGCTGAGTTTTTTTCGTAGTTTACGTAAAGACAATCAACAATTCGCTGTCATTGGATTAGGACGTTTTGGACGTTCAGTTTGTTCAACATTACATAAATTCGGCTATCAGGTATTAGCAACTGATATCGACGAAAAAAGAGTTGCAGAAGCACTAAATGAACGCATAGTTTCCCATGCATTACAAATAGATTCCACCGAACCCGCTGCACTCAAAGAAGCTGGAATTTTTGAATTTGATACGGTAATTGTGGCAATTGGAAATTACGTCCAAGAAAGTGTAATTACCACACTAAATGTTAAAGAAGGTGGTGTTCCCCACGTTATTGCCAAGGCATCTAGTGAGGTTCATTGTAAACTGTTAAAACGGGTTGGTGCTGATCATGTAGTGTTCCCAGAATACGAAGCTGGTTCAGCTTTAGCCAAAACATTAACCAAACCATCAATTTTGGAACGCTTTGATCTTGACCCAGATAATAGTATTGTAGAAATGATTGTTCCTGATGAATTTGATGGTAAAACCATCGCTGATTTACAGTTACGTAATCGCTTTGGTTTAAATTTATTGGCAGTTAGTCAAGATGGTAAGTTTCAAATTAATCCAGAACCCACTAAGCGATTGGAAAAAGGTTCGGCAATGGTGGTAATTGGTTGTAATAAAGATATTAATCGCTTGCCTATTTAA